From a region of the Streptomyces sp. B21-083 genome:
- a CDS encoding AfsR/SARP family transcriptional regulator translates to MDWEIRLLGPVELRGNQYADPLGSAKERLLVAALAFEAGRPVSLDALIHRLWDESPPAQPRASLHSYAARIRRRLRALDDAARLVQQAHTYSMIVPPDRVDYHRFQGLIAQARALSDSGDDRRALCLLRDAGALWRGEPLAGLPGLWAEHIRGILGQRHLSAQLIRVDLELREGRYAELVPDLTALVEEHPTDELLAGRLMTAAYGSGRQADALRVFEDVRRRLREDLGADPGAPLSRLHGLVLNGAPVHTFLPRREAAVTAGAAMTPPRTLPVHAELVGREAELAAIVHTASPPSAGSGAGRNVIALQTVSGMAGIGKTLVALHAARQLGPLYPDGAVRLDLRAHTPGQDALTTEAALSSLIRAFGVPAKDLPQDPRELADLWNSLLSDRRAIVILDDAAGPEQLRPLLPGASPSLVIVTSRRRLTGLPGIRSIQLDVLPADDAIALFRSVAGEERTRQTSEVADIVRLTGYLPLAIELAAGRLASRPSWTTAHLLRRLTHGQGRLNEIRDGSRGGIATAFEVSYRTLTSEEQTVFRFIGLRFGPDIDAYTLAALTGLPHAAAENVLEVLLDAHLAGEPAPERYTLHDLLGEYARSLVMSEESETVREQAVSQMINFYVQASDAADRMIHPRALRPHRPLPPAEHPIPPWDDPQSARRWLLAERTALLTAERHCRATGRHEKAALLAGALAGFLDEEGYSADARRMHASAVQHWHTVGERQSEVHALIDLGNALSRCGRYDEARTAHQHALRSAGEIGDTEARAESLHQLGVLHWNRGRLAKALEFQLDTLRLRLLSGDRWQIARARNNLGITQLYLGNFEESGKNFHAALTDFRKSADRREYAHVLNNLSDRYVRMGKTEAARGILQEALEVFSETGSPSESAITQVNLANTMNSPDELPAMLDLYQDSLATFRRLGDRRNASDTLHAMGVALHAARRFGEAAARHRHALDLARSVGAAHEQAQALHALGLAELGLGEESSAAAHITEAIEVADRIGAATEASQARASLAGLRSGSTRQKTSTRPGTR, encoded by the coding sequence GTGGACTGGGAAATTCGCTTACTGGGACCGGTCGAGCTACGCGGAAACCAGTACGCCGATCCGCTCGGCTCAGCCAAGGAGCGGCTGCTCGTCGCGGCGCTGGCTTTCGAAGCGGGGCGCCCGGTCTCTCTCGACGCCCTGATCCACCGGCTGTGGGACGAGAGCCCACCCGCGCAGCCCCGGGCGAGCCTGCACTCGTACGCCGCCCGGATCCGCCGCAGGCTTCGAGCCCTGGACGACGCGGCGCGGCTCGTCCAGCAGGCGCACACCTACTCCATGATCGTGCCGCCGGACCGGGTGGACTACCACCGCTTCCAGGGCCTGATCGCCCAGGCGCGTGCCCTGAGCGACAGCGGCGACGACCGGCGGGCGCTGTGTCTGCTGCGGGACGCGGGGGCGCTCTGGCGGGGTGAGCCACTCGCCGGTCTGCCCGGACTGTGGGCCGAGCACATCAGGGGCATCCTCGGACAACGGCACCTCTCCGCCCAGCTGATCCGAGTCGACCTCGAACTGCGCGAGGGCCGCTACGCCGAGCTGGTCCCCGACCTCACCGCCCTCGTGGAGGAGCACCCCACCGACGAACTGCTCGCCGGCCGGCTCATGACGGCCGCCTATGGCAGCGGACGGCAGGCCGACGCGCTGCGTGTCTTCGAAGACGTCCGACGGCGTCTGCGCGAAGACCTCGGCGCTGACCCGGGCGCGCCTCTCTCCCGGCTGCACGGACTCGTCCTCAACGGCGCGCCGGTGCACACCTTTCTGCCTCGGCGCGAGGCCGCAGTGACCGCCGGTGCGGCAATGACACCACCCCGGACACTGCCCGTACACGCCGAACTCGTGGGCCGAGAAGCGGAGTTGGCGGCCATCGTACACACCGCCTCACCCCCGTCGGCGGGTTCAGGGGCCGGACGCAACGTCATCGCCCTGCAGACCGTGTCCGGTATGGCCGGAATCGGCAAGACCCTGGTCGCTCTGCACGCGGCCCGACAGCTCGGGCCGCTGTACCCGGACGGCGCCGTGCGCCTCGATCTGCGCGCCCACACACCCGGCCAGGACGCGCTCACCACCGAGGCCGCGCTCAGCTCCCTGATCCGGGCCTTCGGTGTCCCCGCGAAGGATCTCCCGCAGGACCCGCGCGAGTTGGCGGACCTGTGGAACAGCCTGCTCAGCGACCGGCGCGCCATCGTGATCCTCGACGACGCGGCAGGCCCGGAACAGCTGCGCCCCCTGCTGCCGGGTGCGTCACCGTCCCTCGTCATCGTCACCAGCCGCCGACGGCTGACCGGGCTGCCCGGCATCCGCTCGATCCAGCTCGACGTACTGCCGGCGGATGACGCCATCGCCCTGTTCCGTTCCGTGGCGGGCGAGGAGCGCACCCGGCAGACGAGCGAGGTCGCGGACATCGTCCGGCTGACCGGCTATCTGCCGCTCGCGATCGAACTGGCCGCGGGCCGACTGGCTTCCCGCCCCTCCTGGACGACCGCCCATCTCCTGCGTCGGCTCACACACGGACAAGGGCGCCTCAACGAAATCCGGGACGGCAGCAGGGGCGGGATAGCCACGGCGTTCGAAGTTTCGTACAGGACACTCACGAGCGAGGAACAAACAGTTTTCCGATTTATCGGTCTTCGTTTCGGACCGGACATCGACGCATACACCCTCGCCGCCCTCACCGGACTGCCTCACGCCGCTGCGGAAAATGTCCTCGAGGTGCTACTCGACGCCCATTTGGCTGGCGAGCCCGCACCCGAGCGCTACACGCTCCACGATCTTCTGGGCGAATACGCGCGCTCACTCGTCATGTCCGAGGAATCGGAGACCGTGCGCGAGCAGGCCGTATCCCAAATGATCAATTTCTATGTGCAGGCATCCGACGCGGCCGACAGGATGATCCATCCGCGCGCCCTTCGCCCCCACCGTCCGCTCCCACCGGCGGAGCATCCGATCCCACCTTGGGACGATCCGCAGTCGGCCCGCCGCTGGCTCCTGGCGGAGCGCACGGCACTCCTCACCGCCGAACGCCACTGCCGGGCCACCGGGCGGCACGAGAAAGCGGCCCTCCTGGCGGGCGCCCTGGCCGGATTCCTCGACGAGGAGGGCTACTCTGCGGACGCCCGGCGCATGCACGCGTCCGCCGTACAGCACTGGCACACCGTCGGCGAACGGCAGTCCGAGGTCCATGCGCTGATCGATCTGGGCAACGCGCTCTCCCGCTGCGGCCGGTACGACGAGGCACGCACCGCCCACCAGCACGCGTTACGGAGCGCCGGGGAGATCGGCGACACCGAGGCCAGGGCCGAGTCCCTTCATCAACTCGGCGTCCTGCACTGGAACCGCGGCCGGCTGGCGAAAGCACTCGAATTCCAGCTCGACACCCTGCGTCTGCGTCTCCTCTCGGGAGATCGCTGGCAGATCGCCCGGGCGAGGAACAACCTCGGAATAACCCAACTCTATCTCGGAAATTTCGAGGAGTCCGGGAAGAATTTTCACGCGGCGCTCACCGACTTCCGGAAATCGGCGGACAGGCGCGAATACGCACACGTTCTCAACAACCTTTCGGATCGTTACGTCCGCATGGGTAAAACCGAGGCCGCGAGAGGAATTCTCCAGGAAGCACTGGAAGTGTTCAGCGAAACGGGCAGCCCTTCGGAGAGTGCCATAACCCAGGTCAACCTTGCCAACACCATGAATTCCCCGGACGAACTCCCCGCCATGCTCGATCTGTACCAGGATTCCCTCGCCACGTTCCGCCGGCTCGGCGACCGGCGCAACGCCTCCGACACGCTGCACGCCATGGGGGTCGCTCTGCACGCCGCGCGACGGTTCGGCGAGGCCGCGGCCCGTCATCGACACGCCCTGGACCTGGCACGGAGTGTCGGCGCCGCGCACGAACAGGCCCAGGCACTGCACGCGCTGGGGCTCGCCGAACTCGGGCTGGGTGAGGAAAGTTCGGCCGCGGCGCACATCACCGAGGCCATCGAGGTCGCGGACCGGATAGGCGCGGCCACGGAGGCGTCCCAGGCGCGGGCGAGCCTCGCGGGACTTCGCTCGGGATCGACACGGCAAAAGACTTCTACCAGACCGGGAACCCGTTGA
- a CDS encoding ABC transporter substrate-binding protein: protein MRKNIASSSAISRRLLLTAAGAASLGAALTACGGGGSDSKSTSSKPVSQADIDKAMKTPTELTFWTWVPNIEQEIALFEKKYPAIKIKAVNAGQGVPEYTKLRTALKAGSGAPDMVQIEYQAIPTFTITDSLLDLRPYGASALKSQFVDWTWGQVSGSNGELWAIPQDTGPMGMLYRKDIFDKHGIEVPKTWDEFAEAARKLHKADPNVYLTNLAANQVAAWHGLLWQAGAKPYVTSGKSDITVSVDDAVSKKLGAFWGGLAQEGVIGVEPDFTDSWYAALNKGKYATWMTGAWGPAFLSGSAKDTSGKWRAAPMPQWDASKPSAGNWGGSTTAVIRSTKNPIAAAEFAKFLNSDPESAKMFATKQFFFPATKALLADASFIGDTPAFYGGQKVNEVFAGISDEVNPSFQWPPFLDQVATDWTETVGRSLARKTDTVDALGGWQTRITTFAKSQGFTVKAAP, encoded by the coding sequence ATGCGCAAGAACATCGCCTCCTCCTCTGCCATCAGCCGTCGTCTCCTCCTCACCGCGGCCGGTGCCGCCTCGCTCGGCGCGGCCCTGACCGCCTGTGGCGGGGGCGGTTCCGACAGCAAGTCGACCTCCTCGAAGCCGGTCAGCCAGGCCGACATCGACAAGGCGATGAAGACCCCGACCGAGCTGACGTTCTGGACGTGGGTCCCGAACATCGAGCAGGAGATCGCCCTCTTCGAGAAGAAGTACCCGGCGATCAAGATCAAGGCCGTCAACGCCGGTCAGGGCGTCCCGGAGTACACCAAGCTGCGTACGGCACTCAAGGCCGGCAGCGGCGCCCCGGACATGGTGCAGATCGAGTACCAGGCCATCCCGACCTTCACGATCACCGACAGCCTCCTGGATCTGCGGCCGTACGGCGCCTCCGCCCTCAAGTCGCAGTTCGTCGACTGGACCTGGGGCCAGGTCAGTGGCAGCAACGGCGAACTCTGGGCGATCCCGCAGGACACCGGCCCGATGGGCATGCTGTACCGCAAGGACATCTTCGACAAGCACGGCATCGAAGTCCCCAAGACCTGGGACGAGTTCGCCGAGGCCGCGCGCAAGCTGCACAAGGCAGACCCGAACGTCTATCTGACGAACCTCGCCGCGAACCAGGTCGCCGCCTGGCACGGCCTGCTGTGGCAGGCGGGCGCCAAGCCGTACGTCACCTCCGGCAAGAGCGACATCACCGTCAGCGTCGACGACGCGGTCTCCAAGAAGCTCGGCGCGTTCTGGGGCGGCCTCGCGCAGGAGGGAGTCATCGGCGTCGAGCCGGACTTCACGGACTCCTGGTACGCGGCGCTCAACAAGGGCAAGTACGCCACCTGGATGACCGGGGCCTGGGGCCCTGCGTTCCTCTCCGGCTCGGCCAAGGACACCTCCGGCAAGTGGCGGGCGGCGCCGATGCCGCAGTGGGACGCGTCCAAGCCGAGCGCGGGCAACTGGGGCGGTTCGACGACCGCGGTGATCCGGTCCACCAAGAACCCCATCGCGGCGGCCGAGTTCGCCAAGTTCCTCAACAGCGACCCCGAGAGCGCGAAGATGTTCGCGACGAAGCAGTTCTTCTTCCCCGCGACCAAGGCCCTGCTCGCGGACGCCAGTTTCATCGGCGACACCCCCGCCTTCTACGGCGGCCAGAAGGTCAACGAGGTCTTCGCCGGCATCAGCGACGAGGTCAACCCCTCCTTCCAGTGGCCGCCGTTCCTCGACCAGGTGGCCACCGACTGGACGGAGACCGTGGGCCGTTCCCTGGCCAGAAAGACCGACACGGTCGACGCGCTCGGGGGCTGGCAGACGCGGATCACCACGTTCGCCAAGAGCCAGGGCTTCACCGTGAAGGCGGCTCCCTGA
- a CDS encoding M20/M25/M40 family metallo-hydrolase has product MSPHDIESLARTALPEMIDDLRTLVECETPSDDKELLSAGLAAIEDLALRRLGPPDEAVRHDGGEHGDVLELLYRGTSETTVLLLAHYDTVWPAGTLTEWPFTVTDDGRVSAPGAFDMKCGLVQAIWALRLLRERDLPRPTVCLLLNGEEEIGSPFSRPRIERLSEQAAATLVCEPAAGPDEDLKTARKGVGLFEVAVEGVEAHAGLDPYGGASAVHALAELVTCIA; this is encoded by the coding sequence GTGTCACCGCACGACATCGAGTCCCTGGCCCGTACCGCCCTGCCCGAGATGATCGACGACCTGCGGACACTGGTCGAATGCGAGACCCCCAGCGACGACAAGGAACTGCTGAGCGCCGGACTCGCCGCCATCGAAGACCTGGCGCTTCGGCGTCTCGGCCCGCCGGACGAGGCCGTGCGCCACGACGGCGGCGAACACGGAGACGTCCTGGAACTCCTCTACCGGGGCACCTCCGAGACGACGGTGCTCCTGCTCGCCCACTACGACACCGTGTGGCCGGCCGGCACCCTCACCGAATGGCCGTTCACCGTGACCGACGACGGCCGGGTGAGCGCGCCGGGCGCCTTCGACATGAAGTGCGGCCTGGTGCAGGCCATTTGGGCGCTGCGTCTGCTGCGTGAACGGGATCTGCCGCGCCCCACGGTCTGCCTGCTCCTCAACGGGGAGGAGGAGATCGGCAGCCCCTTCTCCCGGCCCCGCATCGAGCGGCTCAGCGAGCAGGCAGCGGCCACCCTGGTGTGCGAGCCGGCGGCGGGTCCCGACGAGGACCTGAAGACGGCCCGCAAGGGCGTCGGCCTCTTCGAGGTGGCGGTGGAGGGGGTGGAGGCACACGCCGGCCTCGACCCGTACGGCGGCGCGAGCGCCGTGCACGCCCTCGCCGAACTGGTCACCTGCATAGCGTAG
- a CDS encoding M20/M25/M40 family metallo-hydrolase — MRCRRTHRRPRRGGPRRHRTGRPHGLRSPGTVVRLRRLDRPAIVPTPASQLPVKQAQSVAAELGLTIRETGVGGASDGNFVSALRRPVLDGLGPVGAGAHARDEHVLLAHVPSRTALLAGLLMAHAE, encoded by the coding sequence TTGCGGTGTCGACGTACGCATCGCCGACCCCGCCGAGGCGGCCCGCGTCGACACCGCACTGGCCGCCCTCACGGCCTCCGATCCCCGGGTACGGTTGTCCGTCTCCGGCGGCTGGACCGCCCGGCGATTGTGCCGACGCCGGCTTCCCAACTCCCCGTCAAACAGGCGCAGTCGGTGGCCGCAGAGCTGGGTCTGACGATCCGTGAGACCGGCGTGGGTGGGGCGAGCGACGGCAACTTCGTCTCCGCGCTGCGACGCCCGGTGCTGGACGGTCTGGGGCCGGTGGGCGCGGGTGCGCACGCCCGGGACGAACATGTGCTGCTGGCCCACGTTCCCTCCCGGACCGCGCTCCTCGCGGGGCTGCTGATGGCCCACGCGGAATAG
- a CDS encoding carbohydrate ABC transporter permease, which translates to MAKHLARPRSAGPLFIAPFMALFLLLFLAPLGYAAYLSLFQEKLVGGTSFVGLDNYVTALKDPQLREGVIRVATFFVIQVPLMLLLALLFALALDSGLLRLSRVIRLGIFVPYAVPSVVATLMWGYLYGPDFGPFAQLSDKLSLPAPHFLTDSWMLGSLANIVTWEFVGYNMIILYAALRTIPQDLYEAAALDGAGAWRIAWSIKLPALRPALTLTLLFSVIGSFQLFNEPNLLLKIVPDVIDSSYTANLYAYTLAFTSQQINYAAAVSFLLGLLIVIISYAFLLTANRRRPA; encoded by the coding sequence ATGGCCAAGCACCTCGCGCGGCCCCGGTCGGCGGGCCCGCTGTTCATCGCCCCCTTCATGGCCCTGTTCCTTCTCCTGTTCCTCGCCCCGCTCGGCTACGCGGCCTATCTGAGCCTGTTCCAGGAGAAGTTGGTCGGCGGCACGTCGTTCGTCGGCCTGGACAACTACGTCACGGCCCTCAAGGACCCCCAGCTCCGCGAGGGGGTGATCCGGGTGGCGACCTTCTTCGTGATCCAGGTCCCGCTGATGCTGCTGCTGGCCCTGCTCTTCGCCCTCGCCCTGGACAGCGGCCTGCTGCGGCTGTCCCGGGTGATCCGGCTGGGCATCTTCGTGCCGTACGCCGTCCCGAGCGTGGTCGCCACCCTGATGTGGGGCTACCTCTACGGCCCGGACTTCGGCCCGTTCGCCCAGCTCAGCGACAAACTGAGCCTGCCCGCCCCGCACTTCCTGACCGACAGCTGGATGCTCGGCAGCCTGGCCAACATCGTGACCTGGGAGTTCGTCGGCTACAACATGATCATCCTGTACGCGGCCCTGCGTACCATTCCGCAGGACCTCTACGAGGCCGCCGCACTGGACGGAGCGGGCGCCTGGCGGATCGCCTGGTCCATCAAACTCCCCGCGCTGCGGCCCGCGTTGACGCTCACCCTGCTGTTCTCGGTGATCGGCAGCTTCCAGCTCTTCAACGAGCCCAACCTGCTGCTGAAGATCGTCCCGGACGTCATCGACAGCTCGTACACCGCCAACCTGTACGCCTACACGCTCGCCTTCACCAGCCAGCAGATCAACTACGCGGCAGCCGTCTCCTTCCTCCTCGGCCTGCTGATCGTGATCATCTCGTACGCCTTCCTGCTCACCGCGAACCGCAGGAGGCCCGCGTGA
- a CDS encoding ATP-binding protein — translation MRHVTDEELRTALTLAARRPAARQALADLVRTLLPSAITESVRAWIEQAGGAGAADDTGTLAELLAGEAVNRPRFAGELQRWRNHVLAAEAAADSRHQVANSIGTSARVIGPVVQARDITGGVHIHPVLDATAVRAPAVPRQVPPVSGHFVNRRAELAELDRLARSPGGSTIAVVSGPAGIGKTALARHWLLGRAGSFPDGQLYVDLRGHSVDGPARPGELLMELLRSFGHERIPAELNEQAALWRSVTADARIALLLDNALSAAQVRPLLPGSTAALTLVTSRNRLTGLGLEGAVFVTLDVLRTDDSMELLSRRVGADRVRREPEAALAMVEACAGLPLAVCVAGARAASRPRQSLEVLARALSGSEGEGPLEALRMGGESAVRSALQESYRLLEPRLARAYRYLSLAPVPVLTPPVAAAVCDVDRGGVDRMLDELVEVHLLEDLGPDSRTGLDRYRFHDLIRAHAGERAADEETTENSDRALRRVVDFHLAAATAAEALLTPSHRTLRRDYAAPPAAPPFADAPGALRWLDAERARLMAVLRTAAARGWDAAAWQLADSLWPLFLRLRPYDLWIEAHETGLAAARRVQDRAGISRMLTSGGAGLRNVGRYEEALTWFGHALDAAREDMAELAPQVTGSSTELTTARRNEAQALHGLGQTHRLAGQLDLAREYFTRDLALREEIGYRRGAALTRLCLGDTALADDRPDEALGHLTRARAELLAENDPYDAARALAFLGRAHARRDGPRHDLADSQLRQAVAEFEETGSVHWQARVLEMLGEGAVERGDFERARDWYGQSLTRYEPVSEGDARRVADRLRHMP, via the coding sequence ATGCGGCATGTCACGGACGAGGAATTACGAACCGCTCTGACACTGGCCGCCCGGCGGCCCGCGGCCCGGCAGGCACTCGCCGACCTCGTACGCACCCTCCTGCCCTCCGCGATCACCGAGTCCGTCAGAGCCTGGATCGAGCAGGCAGGCGGAGCCGGCGCGGCCGACGACACAGGGACACTCGCCGAACTGCTGGCCGGGGAAGCGGTGAACAGGCCCAGGTTCGCCGGGGAGTTACAGCGCTGGCGCAACCACGTCCTGGCCGCCGAGGCCGCCGCCGATTCCCGCCATCAGGTCGCGAACAGCATCGGTACCTCCGCCCGCGTCATCGGACCCGTGGTCCAGGCCCGCGACATCACGGGCGGCGTCCACATCCACCCCGTACTCGATGCGACGGCAGTCAGGGCGCCGGCCGTCCCGCGTCAAGTGCCGCCCGTGTCAGGCCACTTCGTCAACCGGAGAGCCGAACTGGCCGAACTCGACCGGCTGGCGCGCTCACCCGGCGGCTCCACGATCGCCGTCGTCAGCGGACCGGCCGGCATCGGCAAGACCGCGCTGGCCCGCCACTGGCTGCTGGGCCGCGCGGGCTCCTTCCCCGACGGGCAGCTGTACGTCGATCTGCGCGGCCACTCCGTCGACGGCCCGGCGCGCCCCGGCGAACTCCTCATGGAACTGCTGCGCTCCTTCGGCCACGAACGTATCCCCGCCGAACTGAACGAGCAGGCGGCGCTCTGGCGTTCGGTCACCGCCGACGCGCGCATCGCCCTGCTGCTCGACAACGCGCTCAGCGCCGCCCAGGTGCGCCCGCTGCTCCCCGGATCGACGGCGGCCCTCACCCTCGTGACCAGCCGTAATCGGCTGACCGGTCTCGGCCTGGAGGGCGCGGTCTTCGTCACGCTGGACGTGCTGCGAACCGACGACTCCATGGAACTGCTCAGCCGCAGAGTCGGCGCCGACCGCGTACGGCGGGAACCGGAAGCCGCACTGGCCATGGTCGAGGCCTGCGCGGGGCTGCCGCTGGCCGTGTGTGTGGCCGGAGCGCGCGCCGCGTCCCGGCCCCGGCAGTCACTGGAGGTTCTGGCGCGAGCGCTGAGCGGCAGCGAGGGAGAAGGCCCGCTGGAGGCGCTGCGCATGGGAGGTGAGTCCGCCGTACGCTCGGCGCTCCAGGAGTCGTACCGCCTTCTGGAACCCCGACTCGCTCGTGCTTACCGGTACTTGAGTCTCGCCCCGGTTCCCGTGCTCACTCCTCCGGTGGCCGCGGCCGTGTGCGATGTCGACCGGGGTGGCGTGGACCGGATGCTCGACGAACTGGTCGAGGTGCACCTCCTTGAGGACCTCGGGCCTGACTCGCGCACCGGCCTCGACCGCTACCGCTTCCACGACCTGATCCGCGCCCATGCGGGGGAACGCGCCGCCGATGAGGAAACGACCGAGAACAGCGACCGGGCCCTGCGACGCGTCGTGGACTTCCATCTGGCCGCCGCGACAGCCGCCGAGGCGCTGCTCACCCCCAGCCACCGCACCCTCCGCCGTGACTACGCCGCGCCACCCGCCGCGCCACCCTTCGCCGACGCCCCGGGCGCGCTGCGCTGGCTCGACGCGGAGCGCGCCCGGCTGATGGCCGTACTGCGGACGGCTGCGGCGCGGGGCTGGGACGCCGCAGCCTGGCAACTCGCCGACAGCCTCTGGCCGTTGTTTCTGCGCCTGCGCCCCTATGACCTGTGGATCGAGGCCCACGAGACCGGCCTGGCCGCGGCCCGCCGGGTCCAGGACCGCGCCGGGATCAGTCGCATGCTCACCTCCGGCGGCGCGGGCCTGCGCAACGTGGGCCGTTACGAGGAGGCCCTGACCTGGTTCGGCCACGCACTGGACGCGGCCCGTGAGGACATGGCGGAACTCGCACCGCAAGTGACCGGTTCCTCAACGGAGTTGACGACCGCCCGGCGCAATGAGGCGCAGGCACTGCACGGACTCGGGCAGACCCACCGGCTGGCCGGACAACTGGACCTGGCGCGCGAGTACTTCACCCGTGACCTGGCCCTGCGCGAGGAGATCGGCTACCGGCGCGGCGCCGCCCTGACCCGGCTCTGCCTCGGTGACACGGCGCTCGCGGACGACCGACCGGACGAGGCGCTCGGCCACCTCACTCGCGCCCGCGCCGAACTCCTCGCCGAGAACGACCCCTACGACGCGGCCCGCGCCCTGGCGTTCCTCGGGCGCGCCCACGCCCGCCGCGACGGCCCCCGGCACGACCTCGCGGACAGCCAACTCCGGCAGGCTGTAGCCGAGTTCGAGGAGACCGGATCGGTCCACTGGCAGGCACGGGTGCTGGAGATGCTGGGTGAAGGGGCCGTGGAGCGCGGGGACTTCGAGCGGGCCAGGGACTGGTACGGGCAGTCCCTGACCCGCTACGAGCCGGTCAGTGAAGGCGATGCGCGTCGGGTGGCGGACCGGTTGCGGCACATGCCGTGA
- a CDS encoding LacI family DNA-binding transcriptional regulator, producing the protein MTRQTGRGATSSTPRSVDVARLAGVSQKTVSRVFNSEPYVSEDVRRRVLQAAEDLGYRMNNAARALASGRTRSIGVVTLGTALYGPASLLMGIERAVRDTGYALRVVNTMEGDPAGVAGAVGSLLEQGVDGIVVSEPIDEGTSAAGLSVDVPVLVIGAPTPFATSRPVTSGGGADLLTRAATQHLLDLGHMTVHHLSGPPRWYAARDRLTAWRAALAAHGAPEPPVVVGDWSAASGYTAGRRLAADPSVTAVFAANDDMAIGLIRALTEAGRRVPDDVSVVGFDDIPVAAYVTPPLTTVRQPFDAVAQEGLKRLLHAIENPDADPLPPSDPPVDLVVRSSTAPPPHR; encoded by the coding sequence GTGACACGACAGACAGGGCGGGGTGCGACCTCGTCGACACCCCGCAGTGTCGACGTGGCGCGTCTCGCGGGGGTCTCGCAGAAGACCGTGTCCAGGGTCTTCAACAGCGAGCCGTATGTCTCCGAGGACGTACGGCGCCGTGTTCTCCAGGCCGCCGAGGACCTCGGCTACCGGATGAACAACGCCGCCCGGGCACTCGCCTCCGGGCGGACGAGATCCATCGGCGTGGTGACGCTGGGCACCGCCCTGTACGGGCCCGCCTCACTGCTCATGGGTATCGAGCGCGCCGTCCGGGACACCGGGTACGCGCTGCGGGTCGTCAACACGATGGAGGGCGACCCCGCGGGCGTCGCCGGCGCCGTCGGCTCACTCCTCGAACAGGGAGTGGACGGCATCGTCGTCTCCGAACCGATCGACGAGGGCACGAGCGCGGCGGGACTCTCCGTCGACGTGCCGGTCCTGGTCATCGGCGCGCCGACCCCCTTCGCCACCTCCCGCCCGGTCACCTCGGGCGGCGGTGCCGACCTGCTGACCCGGGCCGCGACCCAACACCTTCTGGATCTCGGTCATATGACGGTCCATCATCTCTCGGGGCCGCCCCGCTGGTACGCGGCCAGGGACCGGCTCACCGCATGGCGGGCCGCCCTCGCGGCCCACGGAGCGCCCGAGCCGCCCGTCGTCGTGGGCGACTGGTCGGCCGCCTCGGGATACACGGCGGGGCGTCGACTCGCCGCCGATCCCTCGGTGACCGCCGTGTTCGCCGCCAACGACGACATGGCCATCGGGCTGATCCGGGCCCTGACGGAGGCCGGCCGGCGCGTGCCGGACGACGTCAGCGTGGTCGGGTTCGACGACATCCCGGTCGCCGCGTACGTCACACCGCCGCTCACCACCGTGCGCCAGCCCTTCGACGCCGTGGCGCAGGAAGGCCTCAAACGGCTCCTGCACGCCATCGAGAACCCGGACGCGGACCCCCTGCCGCCGAGCGACCCACCGGTCGACCTCGTCGTACGGTCCTCCACCGCACCCCCGCCCCACCGGTAG
- a CDS encoding carbohydrate ABC transporter permease translates to MTTTTPPAGGVVPAADKAPKAAEQRRRPARRTSTPLTIAMLAVLAYFLLPLLWLLIASTKSTRDLINTFGLWFSDAPQLLTNIRLTFTQDDGVFAHWLLNTVLYAGVSAVGAAILAAAAGYGFAKFRFRGNGAAFNLVLGAVMVPATALAIPTYLLFAKVGLVNTPWAIILPSLVSPFGLYLMRVYAQDAVPDSILEAARMDGAGEFRIFSQIVLRLLAPGLVTVLLFTLVATWNNYFLPLIMLNDPDLYPVTVGLSSWAAQAQNGGAGASSDMLALVVTGSMISVIPLVVAFLMLQRYWQSGLATGGVKQ, encoded by the coding sequence GTGACCACCACAACTCCCCCTGCCGGCGGCGTGGTTCCTGCCGCCGACAAGGCCCCCAAGGCAGCCGAGCAGCGCCGCCGACCGGCCCGCCGTACCAGCACACCCCTCACGATCGCCATGCTGGCGGTGCTCGCCTACTTCCTCCTCCCGCTTCTCTGGCTGCTGATCGCCTCCACGAAGAGCACGCGGGACCTGATCAACACCTTCGGCCTGTGGTTCTCCGACGCGCCGCAGCTGCTGACGAACATTCGCCTGACCTTCACCCAGGACGACGGCGTCTTCGCGCACTGGCTGCTCAACACCGTGCTGTACGCCGGTGTCAGCGCCGTCGGCGCCGCCATCCTGGCGGCAGCGGCGGGGTACGGCTTCGCCAAGTTCCGGTTCCGCGGGAACGGCGCAGCCTTCAACCTCGTGCTCGGCGCGGTCATGGTGCCGGCGACGGCCCTGGCCATTCCGACCTATCTGCTGTTCGCCAAGGTGGGCCTGGTGAACACGCCGTGGGCGATCATCCTGCCCTCGCTGGTGAGCCCCTTCGGGCTGTACCTCATGCGGGTGTACGCCCAGGACGCGGTGCCCGACAGCATCCTCGAAGCCGCCCGGATGGACGGGGCCGGGGAGTTCCGGATCTTCTCCCAGATCGTGCTGCGGCTGCTGGCGCCGGGACTGGTGACGGTGCTGCTGTTCACGCTGGTGGCGACCTGGAACAACTACTTCCTGCCGCTGATCATGCTCAACGACCCGGACCTGTACCCGGTCACGGTCGGACTCTCCTCCTGGGCCGCCCAGGCTCAGAACGGCGGGGCGGGCGCCAGCAGCGACATGCTCGCGCTGGTCGTGACCGGGTCGATGATCTCGGTGATCCCGCTCGTCGTGGCCTTCCTGATGCTCCAGCGGTACTGGCAGAGCGGCCTGGCCACCGGCGGCGTCAAGCAGTAA